The sequence CGCTTGATTTTGTATTTGGTCAGGATTACTCCAATCCGCCCGAAAGCGCGGTAGAAAAACTTGAAAAAAGTACATATTATCGCGTGCTTCTCTACCTTACGGTGCCAATACACTTCGCCGCGCTGATCGGCTGCGCATGGTGGGTTGCCACCCAGGATCTCAGCGCGCTTGAATTTATTGCGCTGGCCCTCTCGTTGGGTGTCGTCAACGGATTGGCACTCAACACCGGCCACGAACTTGGACATAAGAAATCCTCGTTCAGTCGCTGGATGGCAAAGCTTGTGCTTGCCGTTGTCGGCTACGGACACTTCTTCATCGAACATAACAAAGGGCATCACCGCGACGTAGCGACGCCGCTAGATCCCGCAACTTCGCAAATGGGCGAGAATATTTACATTTTCTCGCTGCGCGAAATTCCGGGTGCATTCAAACGCGCTTGGCATCTGGAAAAGGAACGCCTCGCCCGTTGTGGCAGTAGCCCCTGGACTCTCAAAAACGAGATTCTCCAGCCGATGGTCGTCACCGTCCTGCTTTATGGTGCGCTGATCGCCGCATTTGGCACGATCATGCTAGTCTTCCTACCGATTCAAATGGCGTATGGCTGGTGGCAGCTGACGAGCGCGAATTATATCGAGCATTACGGCCTGCTGCGCGAGAAGTTGCCGAATGGCCGGTATGAGCACCAGCAGCCGCGGCACTCGTGGAACGCGAACCATATCATGTCAAACCTGATCCTGTTTCATTTG comes from Sphingorhabdus sp. YGSMI21 and encodes:
- a CDS encoding alkane 1-monooxygenase, which encodes MVSHALNKSHLDGDAALNYVDKKKALWILSVLWPATPLVGLYLVSETGWSIWYGLVLILWYLIIPALDFVFGQDYSNPPESAVEKLEKSTYYRVLLYLTVPIHFAALIGCAWWVATQDLSALEFIALALSLGVVNGLALNTGHELGHKKSSFSRWMAKLVLAVVGYGHFFIEHNKGHHRDVATPLDPATSQMGENIYIFSLREIPGAFKRAWHLEKERLARCGSSPWTLKNEILQPMVVTVLLYGALIAAFGTIMLVFLPIQMAYGWWQLTSANYIEHYGLLREKLPNGRYEHQQPRHSWNANHIMSNLILFHLQRHSDHHAHPTRSYQSLRNFEDLPALPLGYPGMFFLALFPAAYRAVMDKRTVAWAGGDLSKIQIRKGKRAYYERKFADAA